From a region of the Phaseolus vulgaris cultivar G19833 chromosome 6, P. vulgaris v2.0, whole genome shotgun sequence genome:
- the LOC137833189 gene encoding protein DESIGUAL 2-like, with protein MTKNYGFLICILVMVLDIVAGILGIEAEIAQNKEKHMKVWILVCRYPSHHAFKLGLAAITLLTLAHVIANLLGGCICVWSKQQYQQVSANRQLAVAFLIFSWIVLAVGLSMLIIGTLANSRSRNSCGVLGHRFLSIGGIMCFLHGLFTVPYYVSATATRKEEEKMKENPSQSVRHT; from the exons ATGACCAAAAACTATGGCTTCCTTATATGCATACTTGTCATGGTCTTGGATATTGTTGCTGGCATACTTGGAATTGAGGCAGAAATAGCTCAAAACAAG GAGAAGCACATGAAGGTGTGGATATTGGTGTGTAGGTACCCAAGCCATCATGCTTTCAAGCTGGGATTGGCAGCTATCACTCTCTTGACACTGGCCCATGTAATTGCTAACTTGCTTGGTGGCTGCATCTGTGTTTGGTCCAAACAACAATATCAACAAGTTTCAGCAAATAGGCAATTAGCAGTGgcttttctcattttctcttg GATTGTGTTAGCAGTTGGGTTGTCGATGCTGATCATAGGCACATTAGCAAACTCAAGATCGAGAAATTCTTGTGGGGTGTTGGGCCATCGGTTTCTATCCATAGGAGGCATTATGTGTTTCCTCCATGGATTGTTCACTGTTCCCTATTACGTTTCTGCCACAGCCACCAGAAAGGAGgaagaaaagatgaaagaaAACCCCAGTCAGAGTGTAAGACACACTTGA
- the LOC137832698 gene encoding putative 4-hydroxy-4-methyl-2-oxoglutarate aldolase 3 isoform X2: MSVFGLVCRTNFPRKSFIPECFFLSRALFIIPYLFFTSPIPSFSLGVRNMATLPTAELTDANTTHVANGDLRVLHPVFKVYGQVTSFSGPIVTVKVFEDNVLVRELLETKGEGRVLVVDGGGSLRCALIGGNLAQIAHSMGWAGIVVNGCVRDVDEINACGIGVRALASNPLKSNKKRTGEKNVPVYVGGTFIREGEWLYADNDGILVSKFELSN, translated from the exons ATGAGTGTGTTTGGTTTAGTTTGTCGTACGAATTTTCCACGCAAGTCATTCATTCCCGAATGCTTCTTTCTCAGCAGAGCCCTATTTATCATTCCTTACCTCTTCTTCACTTCACCAATCCCTTCTTTTTCTCTCG GAGTTCGTAACATGGCTACTCTACCTACTGCTGAGCTAACTGATGCAAATACAACACATGTAGCAAATGGTGATTTGAGGGTGCTGCATCCAGTGTTCAAGGTTTATGGTCAGGTCACGTCGTTCTCCGGCCCCATTGTAACTGTGAAGGTGTTTGAAGACAACGTGCTGGTTAGGGAACTTCTTGAGACCAAAGGGGAAGGAAGAGTATTGGTTGTTGATGGAGGGGGAAGCTTGAGGTGTGCGTTGATAGGAGGGAATTTGGCACAGATAGCACATAGCATGGGGTGGGCTGGTATTGTGGTGAATGGATGCGTTAGAGATGTGGATGAGATCAATGCATGTGGCATTGGCGTCAGAGCCTTGGCTTCTAATCCACTCAAATCCAACAAAAAACGCACTGGGGAAAAAAATGTCCCTGTTTACGTTGGGGGAACATTTATTCGGGAAGGAGAATGGTTATATGCAGATAATGACGGCATCCTCGTATCAAAATTTGAGTTGTCAAACTAA
- the LOC137832694 gene encoding uncharacterized protein, which produces MVLDSILSSPRLKSPSFRRQFTKDELGSWSTLVQRHRFLLSALVLLTLLCTVYLYFAVTLGPSATCSGLTGAQKASCHMELVKDSVAKGKLKIL; this is translated from the coding sequence ATGGTTCTTGACTCCATACTCTCTTCTCCTCGACTGAAGTCTCCCTCTTTCAGGAGGCAGTTTACAAAGGATGAACTGGGTAGTTGGTCCACACTTGTCCAGAGGCATCGCTTCCTCTTATCTGCTCTTGTTCTGCTAACTCTTCTCTGTACTGTTTATCTTTACTTTGCTGTCACTTTAGGGCCCAGTGCCACCTGTTCTGGGTTGACTGGAGCTCAGAAAGCTTCTTGCCATATGGAACTTGTTAAGGATTCCGTGGCCAAGGGTAAACTGAAAATTCTttga
- the LOC137832703 gene encoding thioredoxin-like protein CXXS1 has protein sequence MEASEQNKSKVVVIDSLQSWDFYVTQASNQNSPVVVHFTASWCIPSVAMAPVFEELASSYQDLLFLTVDVDEVKEVATKMDVKAMPTFLLLKNGAVVDKVVGANPEEIKKRIDGLTESTHVSLA, from the exons ATGGAAGCCTCAGAGCAGAACAAATCAAAGGTGGTGGTGATTGATTCTTTGCAGTCATGGGATTTCTATGTTACCCAGGCCAGTAATCAGAATTCTCCT GTTGTTGTTCACTTCACTGCTTCATGGTGCATACCGTCTGTGGCTATGGCTCCTGTTTTTGAAGAATTGGCTTCAAGCTATCAGGATCTTCTGTTTCTCACTGTTGATGTCGATGAAGTCAAG GAAGTGGCCACCAAAATGGATGTAAAGGCAATGCCAACATTTTTGCTGCTGAAGAACGGTGCCGTAGTGGACAAGGTGGTTGGTGCCAATCCAGAAGAGATAAAGAAAAGGATAGATGGGCTTACTGAGTCCACTCATGTCTCACTGGCATAG
- the LOC137832696 gene encoding uncharacterized protein has product MFEAWISLKKALQCKPHPNHVHDPETIRQQRGNQRKKLGTVESSNAKDFIQGSKRHSKNPLSFKGDIDITAPIIDQINLDSSNHETSRRFPCPQSHISNKASRRTQRSATSSRIAYPLDHNEANGSSNTGTLVQMDSDGCSSLTCHKCGQKLKNLVALEAHHISDHSVIELEEDSSRQIIETICGTRSVYSESMLGEIGCILKVLNMPKTFACFEEYREKVKEKAEKLKKKHPRCVADGNELLRFHGTTIACSLGINSSYTLCTLEYCGICQILRHGFSSNKEFKGALGVYTTSTSGKAFESISIMTSHERPFSRKSIIVCRVIAGRIYSPLEGVEERCDSEFDSLAEKINDVEELYVLNPRALLPCFVVIYKQQPPKFRRVIPSLRISSF; this is encoded by the exons atGTTTGAGGCTTGGATTTCTCTCAAGAAGGCCCTTCAGTGCAAACCACATCCAAATCATGTTCACGATCCAGAGACTATTAGGCAACAAAGAGGTAATCAGAGAAAAAAGTTAGGCACTGTTGAGAGTTCAAATGCCAAAGATTTCATCCAAGGAAGCAAGAGGCACTCTAAAAATCCCCTAAGTTTCAAAGGGGACATTGACATCACTGCTCCCATAATCGACCAGATTAATCTTGATAGCTCAAACCATGAAACTAGTCGACGTTTTCCTTGTCCTCAAAGCCATATCAGCAATAAAGCTTCTCGTAGAACACAAAGGTCAGCTACATCTTCAAGGATAGCATACCCTCTTGATCACAATGAAGCAAATGGCTCCTCCAATACAGGAACGTTGGTTCAGATGGATTCTGACGGTTGTTCATCATTAACATGTCATAAATGTGGccagaaattaaaaaatcttGTTGCTTTAGAAGCACACCATATCTCCGACCACTCAG TGATTGAACTTGAGGAAGATTCGTCGAGACAGATCATAGAAACAATATGTGGAACAAGGTCGGTTTATTCTGAAAGCATGTTGGGTGAGATTGGCTGCATCTTAAAGGTTCTGAACATGCCAAAAACCTTTGCTTGCTTTGAGGAGTACAGAGAAAAGGTGAAGGAAAAGGCTGAGAAACTAAAGAAGAAGCACCCTCGTTGTGTGGCTGATGGAAACGAACTTTTAAGGTTCCATGGCACAACCATTGCATGTTCTCTGGGCATAAACAGTTCTTATACGCTTTGCACTTTAGAGTATTGTGGTATATGTCAAATTCTGAGACATGGGTTTTCGAGCAACAAGGAATTCAAAGGTGCATTGGGGGTTTACACCACTTCCACAAGTGGGAAAGCCTTTGAATCCATTTCCATTATGACATCCCATGAGAGACCATTTTCAAGAAAGTCCATCATAGTTTGCAGAGTAATAGCTGGGAGAATTTATAGCCCTCTTGAAGGAGTTGAAGAAAGGTGTGATTCAGAGTTTGATTCATTGgcagaaaaaataaatgatgtTGAGGAACTTTACGTCTTAAATCCCAGAGCCCTTCTCCCTTGCTTCGTGGTAATCTACAAACAGCAACCACCCAAGTTTAGAAGGGTCATTCCAAGCTTAAGGATAAGTAGCTTTTAA
- the LOC137832698 gene encoding putative 4-hydroxy-4-methyl-2-oxoglutarate aldolase 3 isoform X1 produces MLLSQQSPIYHSLPLLHFTNPFFFSRCFGRGELHFCQKVKVYVGGGGVRNMATLPTAELTDANTTHVANGDLRVLHPVFKVYGQVTSFSGPIVTVKVFEDNVLVRELLETKGEGRVLVVDGGGSLRCALIGGNLAQIAHSMGWAGIVVNGCVRDVDEINACGIGVRALASNPLKSNKKRTGEKNVPVYVGGTFIREGEWLYADNDGILVSKFELSN; encoded by the exons ATGCTTCTTTCTCAGCAGAGCCCTATTTATCATTCCTTACCTCTTCTTCACTTCACCAATCCCTTCTTTTTCTCTCG GTGTTTTGGTCGTGGAGAACTCCATTTCTGTCAGAAAGTGAAGGTCTACGTTGGTGGAGGAGGAGTTCGTAACATGGCTACTCTACCTACTGCTGAGCTAACTGATGCAAATACAACACATGTAGCAAATGGTGATTTGAGGGTGCTGCATCCAGTGTTCAAGGTTTATGGTCAGGTCACGTCGTTCTCCGGCCCCATTGTAACTGTGAAGGTGTTTGAAGACAACGTGCTGGTTAGGGAACTTCTTGAGACCAAAGGGGAAGGAAGAGTATTGGTTGTTGATGGAGGGGGAAGCTTGAGGTGTGCGTTGATAGGAGGGAATTTGGCACAGATAGCACATAGCATGGGGTGGGCTGGTATTGTGGTGAATGGATGCGTTAGAGATGTGGATGAGATCAATGCATGTGGCATTGGCGTCAGAGCCTTGGCTTCTAATCCACTCAAATCCAACAAAAAACGCACTGGGGAAAAAAATGTCCCTGTTTACGTTGGGGGAACATTTATTCGGGAAGGAGAATGGTTATATGCAGATAATGACGGCATCCTCGTATCAAAATTTGAGTTGTCAAACTAA
- the LOC137832699 gene encoding kinesin-like protein KIN-14C — protein MASRTENRPPRSLSNKKGGAEEAFSDKRRRTGTERTERQGGRGRAPLGALKADANEVAIVEGSECSVVEFTKEKVEALLNEKTNTKENRYDNKRKTEQMGDLIKRLKLCVRWCMKVEEGHVQEKEKLQTDLESAEKKLLDTENKMEIKIAELDETISNLKAIISSLEERIVREESDKMEAIASYKKEQEARSAAEQMQASVSTELEKVREEKSAAERKVISNEDLLKRAQEYNMSLQQFNTRLQSDVETSNEAIKRVEMEKATIVETLSNVRGHNKALQDQLASFRVSLDEVTKQKEMLVNELKCVREELKQTRDDRDRLQLQVQTLAAKVEKYGESTAKSCAQLDTLTIKTNALEETCSSQRDQIYMLQQQLIAEKEKLKMADLSASETRTVFEDQRRIVGELQERLAEKEFQVIEGEKLRKKLHNTILELKGNIRVFCRVRPLLPDDGPGTDMVLSYPMSTEALGRGIELVQSGQKYPFTFDKVFNHEASQQDVFVEISQLVQSALDGYKVCIFAYGQTGSGKTYTMMGRPDAPDLKGLIPRSLEQIFQISQSLRDQGWNYKMQVSVLEIYNETIRDLLSSNRSSGFDSTRTENGVSVSGKQPYTIKHDVNGNTHVSDLTIVDVCSANEISSLLQQAAQSRSVGRTHMNEQSSRSHFVFTLRICGFNENTEQQVQGVLNLIDLAGSERLSRSGATGDRLKETQAINKSLSSLSDVIFALAKKEEHVPFRNSKLTYLLQPCLGGDSKTLMFVNISPDPSSTGESLCSLRFAARVNACEIGIPRRQTSARPLDSRLSSC, from the exons ATGGCTTCCCGCACCGAGAACAGGCCTCCTCGCAGCCTCTCCAAT AAAAAAGGAGGCGCCGAAGAAGCATTTTCCGACAAGCGTCGGAGGACTGGAACGGAGAGAACGGAGCGACAGGGCGGCCGAGGTAGGGCTCCCTTGGGTGCTCTAAAGGCCGATGCTAACGAAGTTGCCATCGTCGAGGGTTCTGAGTGTAGCGTTGTTGAGTTCACCAAAGAGAAAGTGGAAGCGTTGCTGAATGAGAAAACGAATACGAAGGAGAATCGCTATGATAATAAG AGAAAGACGGAACAGATGGGGGATCTCATTAAACGGCTTAAACTCTGCGTTCGATGGTGTATGAAAGTCGAAGAAGGCCATGTCCAAGAGAAAGAGAAGCTTCAGACTGACCTGGAATCTGCTGAGAAGAAACTCCTTGATACTG AGAACAAGATGGAAATTAAGATTGCAGAGTTGGATGAGACTATATctaatttgaaggcaataattTCCTCTTTAGAAGAGAGAATTGTAAGGGAAGAGTCAGATAAAATG GAAGCTATTGCATCTTATAAAAAAGAACAGGAAGCCAGAAGTGCAGCAGAGCAGATGCAAGCTTCTGTTTCAACTGAGCTTGAGAAAGTTCGGGAAGAGAAATCAGCTGCTGAGAGGAAG GTCATTTCAAATGAGGACTTGTTAAAACGAGCACAAGAATATAATATGAGTCTGCAACAGTTCAATACTCGTCTTCAGTCAGATGTTGAAACAAGTAATGAGGCAATTAAACGAGTGGAGATGGAGAAAGCAACCATTGTTGAGACCCTTAGCAATGTGAGGGGCCACAATAAGGCATTGCAGGATCAGTTGGCATCCTTCAGA GTTTCACTGGACGAGGTTACAAAGCAGAAAGAAATGTTAGTAAATGAACTGAAATGCGTGCGGGAAGAATTGAAACAAACTAGGGATGACCGAGATCGTCTGCAGTTACAAGTCCAAACTTTGGCTGCAAAAGTAGAGAAATACGGAGAATCTACAGCGAAATCGTGTGCGCAATTGGATACCTTGACCATTAAAACAAATGCTCTTGAG GAGACATGCTCTTCTCAAAGGGACCAAATATATATGCTGCAACAGCAGTTGATTGCTGAGAAGGAGAAGTTAAAG ATGGCTGATTTATCTGCTTCAGAAACAAGAACAGTTTTTGAAGATCAGAGAAGAATTGTTGGTGAACTCCAGGAGCGACTGGCAGAGAAAGAATTCCAAGTAATTGAAGGGGAGAAGTTAAGGAAAAAATTGCACAATACTATCCTG GAGCTAAAAGGAAATATACGCGTCTTCTGTCGTGTCCGACCTTTGCTACCGGATGATGGTCCTGGAACAGACATGGTTCTTTCTTATCCCATGTCAACGGAAGCTCTTGGTCGGGGCATTGAATTGGTACAGAGCG GACAAAAGTACCCTTTCACATTTGACAAGGTATTTAATCACGAGGCTTCTCAGCAAGATGTTTTTGTTGAGATATCACAACTCGTCCAAAGTGCGCTTGATGGTTACAAG GTCTGTATCTTTGCTTATGGTCAGACAGGATCCGGCAAAACCTATACGATGATGGGTAGGCCAGATGCCCCCGATCTAAAGGGTTTGATTCCTCGTTCTCTAGAGCAAATATTTCAGATTAGTCAGTCCCTGAGGGATCAGGGGTGGAATTACAAAATGCAg GTTTCAGTATTGGAAATATATAACGAAACTATCAGGGATTTGTTATCATCAAATCGGTCAAGTGGTTTTGACTCAACCCGAACTGAAAATGGTGTTTCTGTTTCTGGAAAACAGCCATATACTATTAAACACGATGTCAATGGAAACACACATGTTTCAGACCTCACTATAGTCGATGTTTGTAGTGCAAATGAGATTTCATCACTTTTGCAACAAGCAGCTCAAAGCAG GTCTGTAGGAAGAACACACATGAATGAACAGTCGTCACGAAGTCACTTTGTCTTCACTTTGCGTATATGTGGGTTTAATGAG AACACTGAACAACAAGTACAAGGCGTGTTAAATCTCATTGATCTGGCTGGAAGCGAAAGATTGTCAAGGAGTGGAGCAACCGGGGACCGGTTAAAAGAAACCCAG GCTATAAATAAAAGTCTCTCCTCATTGAGCGATGTCATCTTTGCTTTGGCAAAGAAAGAGGAACATGTGCCCTTCAGGAATTCAAAATTGACATACCTTCTCCAG CCTTGTCTTGGGGGAGATTCTAAAACTTTAATGTTTGTGAATATTTCACCCGATCCATCTTCAACCGGAGAGTCACTTTGCTCCCTCCGATTTGCCGCCAGAGTCAATGCCTGCGAGATTGGTATTCCAAGGCGTCAGACTTCTGCCAGGCCCTTGGATTCTCGTTTGAGCAGCTGCTAA
- the LOC137832697 gene encoding GLABROUS1 enhancer-binding protein-like, with product MAQKQKRPSPLDEPPTASSSDSEEEETQKPSSLRHGEEEEEEASSGEEEEESSGEEAEDDDLPPPITKTNPPPPPTNPHPQPSSSDSETASESETESETESTPAKAVKPLASKPMDQAPKLKALPSPAPPKPPLKRAAENINSNVAKKKKKSGDSSSSAAASDEEMEDGKKSGDQMKKFQRLWSEDDEIAILKGLADFTSKTGHDPLKFEGGNAFHAFLKKSLHVEVTSNQLKEKARRLKKKYETAAVRGNGADGLTFSKPHDQRTFELSKKVWGSEIDGAVANGAVEKPKANGNAAKSPKKKETGSRNVSSAKKTKPEPKPEVVPGPRFDLNESEKTQSNQKPVSCEVSMFLHAVSRFKEGLGVFGLDEGDVTRGLELIGESKRAELRAKWKKLQRTELELFANRSELIGEQTKLIVEALRSSNH from the coding sequence ATGGCGCAGAAGCAGAAGCGTCCTTCCCCTCTTGACGAGCCACCAACGGCTTCTTCTTCAGATTCTGAGGAAGAAGAAACGCAGAAACCATCCTCTCTGAGGCAcggagaggaagaggaagaagaagcttCGTCtggagaagaggaagaagaatcCTCCGGAGAAGAGGCAGAAGATGATGATCTTCCACCACCTATCACCAAAACCAACCCACCACCCCCTCCCACGAACCCTCACCCACAACCCTCATCCTCTGATTCCGAAACAGCATCCGAATCCGAGACCGAGTCGGAAACTGAATCCACTCCTGCTAAGGCGGTGAAGCCCCTCGCATCCAAGCCCATGGACCAGGCCCCGAAGCTCAAGGCCCTACCTTCTCCGGCGCCACCCAAACCACCGCTGAAACGCGCCGCCGAGAATATCAACTCCAACGTCgcgaagaaaaagaagaaatccGGCGATTCTTCTTCTTCCGCTGCCGCTTCTGACGAGGAGATGGAAGACGGGAAGAAGTCCGGCGATCAAATGAAGAAGTTTCAGAGGCTGTGGAGCGAGGATGACGAAATCGCCATTCTTAAGGGCTTGGCTGATTTCACCTCAAAAACAGGGCACGACCCTCTAAAGTTTGAGGGTGGCAATGCTTTCCATGCTTTCTTGAAGAAGTCGCTCCATGTGGAAGTTACCAGCAACCAGCTGAAGGAGAAGGCGCGGAGACTGAAGAAGAAGTATGAGACCGCTGCAGTTAGAGGGAATGGCGCTGATGGCCTTACATTTTCAAAGCCGCACGATCAGAGAACGTTTGAGTTGTCGAAAAAGGTTTGGGGAAGTGAGATAGATGGTGCAGTGGCCAATGGTGCAGTGGAAAAGCCCAAGGCTAACGGGAATGCTGCTAAGAGTCCGAAGAAGAAGGAAACCGGTAGCAGGAATGTTTCTTCTGCGAAGAAAACTAAACCTGAACCGAAACCGGAGGTGGTGCCAGGGCCGCGCTTTGACTTGAATGAATCTGAAAAGACGCAGAGTAATCAAAAGCCAGTAAGTTGTGAAGTGAGTATGTTTTTGCATGCAGTGTCCCGTTTTAAAGAGGGTCTGGGTGTTTTTGGGCTGGATGAGGGTGATGTGACGAGGGGGTTGGAATTGATTGGTGAATCGAAGAGGGCAGAGTTGAGGGCAAAGTGGAAGAAGTTACAACGTACTGAGTTGGAACTGTTTGCTAATCGCTCAGAGCTGATTGGGGAGCAGACTAAGTTGATAGTTGAGGCACTTCGGTCCTCCAACCATTAG